One window from the genome of Raphanus sativus cultivar WK10039 unplaced genomic scaffold, ASM80110v3 Scaffold5820, whole genome shotgun sequence encodes:
- the LOC130507792 gene encoding cysteine-rich receptor-like protein kinase 29 has product MAPEYAMNGQFSVKTDVYSFGVLVIEIITGKRSSNNNEDREGLLSWVWRSWREDIILSVIDPFLTTGSRNDILRCVHIGLLCVQEMSITRPTMASVALMLSSCSFTLPTPSRPAFVYENVIPSIESSSAEGLQMSLNGVSVSELSPR; this is encoded by the exons GCCATGAACGGACAGTTCTCTGTAAAAACAGACGTGTATAGCTTCGGTGTATTAGTGATTGAGATCATTACAGGTAAGAGAAGCAGCAATAATAATGAAGATAGAGAAGGTCTTCTTAGTTGG gtaTGGAGAAGCTGGAGAGAAGATATTATACTAAGCGTAATCGATCCCTTTTTAACCACTGGATCAAGAAACGATATCTTGAGATGCGTACACATTGGTTTATTATGCGTTCAAGAGATGTCAATAACTAGACCAACTATGGCTTCGGTTGCTCTCATGCTCAGTAGCTGTTCCTTTACTCTCCCAACTCCTTCAAGGCCTGCGTTTGTGTATGAGAATGTGATTCCTTCGATAGAATCTTCTTCAGCGGAAGGGTTGCAAATGTCGCTGAATGGTGTCAGTGTTTCTGAGTTATCTCCACGTTAG